In the Parcubacteria group bacterium genome, AGACGCTTCCATATGCCACACAGTGGTTTCATGGTGTGGGCGTGGAAAATGTCATGGGAAACATACACGTGATCGCACCGTTTGGTGATCGCGCGTGCGCGACGATCCGTGTCAAAGAATTGGACGGATTGGTACCAATTGCCGGTTATGGGGGCACGCGATTTATCACGATCATCACATTGGATACGCAAGGCATGTATCACAAACATGAATTTCATTTTGATGCGGCATATCGTGCGTACACCATATGGAGTGATGTGGTGGATAGTGCGGAGCTGGTTATCACAGCGCTACCAAAAGGTGTGTGTGCAACGATCGTTGAAGATGGAGCTCTGGATATCTTTGTACCGTCAAATGGCGCCCATACAAAAGTATCCGATGGACTCATAAAGACCGGTACGCATCTGGTGCATATCGATAATACGGTAATCTATGTCGATGACCGCACTGTGTGGCGCGTGCGGATGAAATGAACACAAATAAGGAGATAACAATATCACCGCTTTTCAAATGAAAGGCGGTGTTTTTTGATTACTTCGTGTACACTTGACACGATTTAAGACGTGTGCTAGGATGACTGTAGGGGTGTATATAATACACTAAGTAAAGAAGAAATTTGTACATTTCAACAACTAAAGAAACACGACAAAACTCACATGTGAGGAAGGTTTTTCTCGAGACCCTTTCTCTCTGTAATAGCGTGCGTTAGTCGTGTTTCTCATGCAATTACAGAGAGATCAATAAGGATCTCGACAAAAAGCCTTGGCTCCGATGAGTACAAGGTTTTTGGTTCTTTGACAATATACACATGTAACGATTGAAGAGGTGAAATCATGAAAATTGCACTTGGCGGTACTGCAGCTAATCCTGCGCACTATGGACACAAAAGACTTGTGGAAACGATCATCAATTTAAATTGTTTTGATAAGATCGCATGGATCGTCTCGGGAGATCGACCAGACAAACCAGAATTACTTTCGGCAATCGATCGCTGGCGTATGATGAAACTTCTTGTCACAGATGATCGTGTGGATGTCACGTATGAGGAAGGAGTGGCAATGCCGACGGCGGGAGTGATCCGTAAGGCGCAAAAAGATTTTCCGCTTGCAGATATTGTATGGTATTGCGGTTTGGATCATTTTGTTGCTCGTGAGGAGTTCGATGGACGATGTAATATTGAAGGATTTTGGCATGAAGGAGAGTGGTTGATGGAAAGACAGCATTTTCTGATCGTAAAAAGAAAAGGTCTGGAACGATCAGTAATCCGCTATCCAAAAAAATACACTGTGATCGATGGTGATATACCGGAGATTTCCAGTACACTCATCCGCCAGCGTCTCGCAAAAGGATTGGACAATACGCCATATACAAGTCAGGCAGTATTGAACTATATCGCACAAAAACAACTATACATGTAAGGAGAAAGATCATGAACACAAAAAAAGACAGCATGCTGTTTGGCAAAGCAGATGAACCGATCATTACAACTCTCATGGAAGTGGATACTTACAAATTTCTGATGATGTATTTCATTTGGACGTATGTACCGTTCATGCGAGTGACATTCGCGTTTACCAATCGTACGATTAAAGTCGTACTTGGTGATCACGTGTCCGTGGAGCGTCTCAAAGAAGAGTTGTCCGCAGTGCGCACAATGCGCATTACGGATCGGATCGTCGATTACCTGCGAGCCAAAGGAATTTTTTCTGAAGAATTTCTGGCGGATATTCGCACGATCGTGTTGCCAGAACCGCAGATCATCAAGAGAGAGGACGGTCAGTTCGACATCACCGTGAGCGGTATATGGTATCAGGTGACATTGTGGGAAACGATCATTTTGGCAATCGTCAATCAGTTATATGCGGAAAACGTGATCGGTTATGATCCGGCTTTCCAGCAAAAAGTGATCGCCGAAGGAGAAAAACGATTATTGGAAAAAATTGCGACCTTGCAAAAGACCGATATCCGTTTTCTCCAGTTCGGATTACGTCGGAGGCTCTCTGGCTGGTGGGAACAGCATGTAACGGAAATGGCGTTGGATCGTATGCCACAAAACATTGTCGCAGTATCTAACGTTGCACTCGCTGACCGAGTTGGTGTTCCGTGGGGTGGTACCAATGCACATGAATTGTACAGTGGCTTCTATGCACTGCGATGTTATGAAAACAATGATATTGCACGGTATGCACAGTATGAAGTGCTGGAAAAATGGCAGGCATTATATCCGCAAAATTTGCGAATCATGTTGCCAGACACATTCGGCTCTCAACAATTCTTTGCCGGATTGCCACAGGAACTTGCTGAAAACTTTCGTGGTGCGAGGCAAGACTCTGGTGATCCGATCGTATTTGGTCACATGCTCATCGAGATGTATCGACGTCTGCGTATCGACCCTAAGACGAAGACACTTCTATTTAGCGACGGGTTGGATGTTACGGAGATGGTGCGATTGCAAGATGCTTTCGCGCAGATGATCACAGTGTTATTTGGCTGGGGGACGAACTTCACCAATGACACGGGCTTTCTCAAGCCGATCTCGATCGTGATGAAACTCATCGAGGCAGCAGGCAATCCCGCGGTCAAACTGAGCGACAATCTCGCCAAAGCAATGGGAAAGCCAGAAGCGATCATGATGGCTAAAAACATCTTCGGGTACACCAATACTTTCACGCAACAATGTGTATATTAAAAAACTGTGGCAAAGAAAAAACACTTTCTTTGCCCAACTCTTCGTGCATATCTTTGTGAGGTGTGCAGGAAAAAGTTGGAGATGATCTTTAACAATTAAATAATATAAGGAGAAAGCCATGAAGATATTGCCGGTATTGGGTCAACAAGACGGTGTCCAGGAATATTGGGCAGAGATGCAAAAGTATGGTGTGGATGTTGATGAAACAAATCCTGAGTACATTCCCGTCTTGGGAGGAGATGGTACATTTCTCGGTGCGGAACGAGCATACTACAAAATGGGTGTGCCGTTCGTGGGCGTGGGATTCGGTCATGTGAATTTTTTATTGAATCGCAGGACGGGGTCTCCAAAGGATTTTGTGGAAAGTTTACGGAAAAAAGAATGGGTTACCTTCCCGATCTATGGGATCAATGCAGAGATCACGACACGCCACGGTATGGAACAGGGTATTGCATTCAATGACGTCTATATCAAATCTCTCGATCCGACAGGCGTGGTCCGGCTTGAGTTGACCACGAGAGAGTATGCGCAGCTAAATGTGGTCGGTGATGGTGTGATCGTGGCGACGCCCCAAGGCAGTACGGCATACAATCGTAATGCCGGCGGGACGATCTTGCCACTGGGAAGCTCTCTGTGGTGTCTGACTGGTATATGCACGCAAAAAAGTTTGCGTGTTACCGTTGCACAACAAGAGATCGTGATCGCAGTGCGTAGTAATGATGCAATAGTGGTGACGGATAACAATGTTTTCCGTGATGTGCTAGCAGTAAAAATTACGCCGAGTATCTATGAGGGGACGATCTGTTTTGGTACGCAGGAAAATTTTGAACAGAAACGATATGAATCATAAAACAATCACAGAGGAGAATGGCCATGTTTATACGATCGATCAAAGAAGTGGTAACTTATCTGACATGGGAAGCAAAAAGGTACGGCAACGGATGTAAGAAGGTATATGTTTCTTTGTCCGGTGGCGTGGATTCTGCAGTTGTGGCGATGATATTGGTCAAAGCTTTCGGCAAAGAAAATGTCGTAGCGGTGTATCGTGATATTCGTAGCAACCCAGAGCATGAGGCAGATGCCATAATACTTGCGAAGGCATTGGGTTTTCAACTGATCTGTCTGGATCTCAATCCGATCTATGATGCATTTTTGGACAATGTCCAAAAACAATTTATAGAGAATGATCTGCCATGGCTAAAGGAAGGCGAGCAGATCAATGGCGAGACGTGGGTGAATGTATATGCGTCGCTCAAGTCTCGGATGATGACGCCGTTTGCAGGATTTATTGCCAAGGCCGTTGATGGTGGCAATGGCAGGATCTATGGCACAGGCAATCTCGAAGAGGATTTCCTTTTGCGGTATTATGATAAATTTGGTGATGGTGCAGTGGATAATAACATTCTCGTCGGACTGACCAAAATGGAAGTGCGGCAAATCGCGTTGTGGTTTGGTGAAAAGTATAATGCACCAATTTGCAAAAAGATCGCGGAAAAAATTCCTTCTGCTGATCTGCAAGCAAATGGCAATATGCATAATGATGAGAATGAACTGACGATGATTGCACGGTCGTACGGGTTTGATATCCGCCTGTCTTATGGCACATGCACGGAAGAGGGTAATATCGCATGGATCTGCAAGCAGGATCTGGATCTCGGTGTGGTGCGTGGTAGACGTGCACGATGGACCGATGCCCTTCAGTCAAAACTTGGCTATACAGGTGAACAGGTACAACTCACCATGTTCATGCGCAAAATGGAAAAAGCGACGCGGCACAAAGCACTGGGCATCCCCGGTGTGACACGTCCGCAATTGCGCAAGGCTTGTTTGGTTGACTGATGATCAATACACTTTTTTAAAAAAAGAACTTCCACGCGACAGAATTGTTGCGTGGAAGTTTTCATTTTCTCAGCGGCTACTGAGACATTCATTTGCGGTGAGTGTTGGCTCTGCAGTGTGGCCAGTGACAGCGGTGAATGTTACACTTGCAAATTCTCCCGATATGAAGAGAGAGTTTTTTAATCGCTCCAAGAACCTGGTCACGTCGTCGTTTCCAATGAGACAAAACAACGTTGCCTCGCCCAGGCGTGATGTTGCGCGTACGCTGAAGTTTTCACTCAATGCCACGTTTTCGATCTTGGCGATCAGTTTATCAATTTTTTGTCCATTGCGGTTATTGCTTAGACCGTTGATGCCGGGATGCATTGCAAAAACAAGCGTTGTTGACATGAGCGTCTCCTTTTGGTGTGGGTGAGATATATATTATATATCGTTAATTTTCCTCTTTGTAGCATTTTTCAAAAAACGGTGAACAAATGATCGTAGCATGAGAAATCGGCTGTGTCAATAAAAACGTCCTGTATTTTTTGGGTATCCATTTTTATATATGCTACTATGTGGATGTATGTAATCTTTGGGGAAGATGATGAAATAATTGTAAAATACGATGCGTATATGATACACAATTTATGGATGGAATTTGATATCGACATCGGACTGCTTATTTTTGTGGCGTATTTTTTGATCGATGCGATGTATGCTGTATATACACTGTCTGTTGTAAAGAAAAAACCATTTACGTCGGCATCGATCGGCGCAGTGATGCATTTTTTACTTGCGTTTGGCGTGATCAATTATGTGCAAAACTATCTCTATATTGTCCCGCTTGCCATTGGATCATTTTGCGGGACATATGTTGTCGTTTTTTACGAACGGAGGTTTTCAAAAAAAGTTTCTGAAATTATAAAAAAGACCGAGGAATAAACTGATTCCGTCGGTCTCCACACCTCAATGTGCAAATCGTTTTTTTAGTTCAGAAAAAATCATGTTAGCATCGATTTCGTTTGGAACTGAGATGTAATGGATTGTAAGAAGTTCTTTCTTACGTGAAATTCCAGGGATCGAGGATACTAGAACACAACCGAATTCTGACAAAAAATTTATGATTTGCAGGGTGTGAATATTTGTCTCAAATGTAATCGTGACGTAAGTCTCAATGTTTTTTTGAAAATAGTAGAGACTCACTTCTCTTGTCTCTGATTGTACTGGGCCAATTGTGATTTCTGCATATCTCTGATCCATCGTCTTCACTCCTCTAGTTGGTTATAAATGAACTGCTGTTTTGGAAGAATAATAATAGCATAAATATAAAATATTGTCAATATTTACTTTATTTACTATTATTGGCAAGATATAATGAAATAAGTGTTGCTATGAAAAATTCATTCTATTGTTATTTACCAATCAGGATAAACGTGTGATCAAAAATCCACGGGAAGGAGGCATGTATGGAAAAGAACTTTTTATGGTCCAGGGAGGGTCATGTATGTAACAAATTGTCATCGGCAACGCCAGATCATACAGAGGAAAATCCTGTACCGGATGATTGGGCGCATAGAGTCAGGCATTTCCTTTATCAGGGAGGGGATTGCATGTATCAGAAGCCGCGACCAGTGGAGAAAAGTGCAGAACAGAATGTGTTGCCAATCGCGGACCTGCGTTTGCTGGAGAGTCTTCTTGCGAAAGTAAAAGAAAAAGTATCCGTAGATGGCTCAGGGCACATGTTTGGTAGCGATGATCCTTTTGCGATGTTTTTTCCGGATCTTGAACGATTTCTCCGTGAGCGCAGATGTGCAGAATTGCGTGCAAACAAAAAAACCGGCGAAAAATTCACGCTTGATGATCTGGCATACATATTCAATGAATATGATAATAAAACATTTGTCGGTGGCATCGCTCTCCTTATCGGGATGAGAGACGGCTTCCATCCGGATTTTATCCAATTGAGAGAAGATCTGTATCATCTGGGTATTACATTTGATGATGTAGAAATGCAGGGTAAAACGCTTGCACAATATCTCACATCCTGAAATAAACCTTCCGCGGTTACATGGCGGAAGGTTTTTCTTTTTTAAAAAATTAGTGTAGTAAATAGTGAAAATGAAAGAGCCATCATACACATTGTGTGTACGATGGCTCTGCTGAGTTTTTAGAATTTGTACGTCAGATTTGTGCCAAGAACTTCTTCTGTGCCCTCACGATCGGCAGCGCCAAAGACCGGAGTGGTCGCCTTCAAAAAAATCGGTTTGAAAGTGAGTTTCTCACTCAATTTCCAGTCGAGTCCGGTTTCAATGAGCAAGATCATGCCACTGTCGGATGTACCATCACCGAGATCAAAGACGCCGGCACCTTTGCTCTTAAGAGTGAATGCGTCGCTGATCTTCCACTGATGCAGTGTGCCGAGAAACAGGGTATTCTTG is a window encoding:
- the nadE gene encoding NAD(+) synthase, which produces MFIRSIKEVVTYLTWEAKRYGNGCKKVYVSLSGGVDSAVVAMILVKAFGKENVVAVYRDIRSNPEHEADAIILAKALGFQLICLDLNPIYDAFLDNVQKQFIENDLPWLKEGEQINGETWVNVYASLKSRMMTPFAGFIAKAVDGGNGRIYGTGNLEEDFLLRYYDKFGDGAVDNNILVGLTKMEVRQIALWFGEKYNAPICKKIAEKIPSADLQANGNMHNDENELTMIARSYGFDIRLSYGTCTEEGNIAWICKQDLDLGVVRGRRARWTDALQSKLGYTGEQVQLTMFMRKMEKATRHKALGIPGVTRPQLRKACLVD
- a CDS encoding NAD(+)/NADH kinase, which encodes MKILPVLGQQDGVQEYWAEMQKYGVDVDETNPEYIPVLGGDGTFLGAERAYYKMGVPFVGVGFGHVNFLLNRRTGSPKDFVESLRKKEWVTFPIYGINAEITTRHGMEQGIAFNDVYIKSLDPTGVVRLELTTREYAQLNVVGDGVIVATPQGSTAYNRNAGGTILPLGSSLWCLTGICTQKSLRVTVAQQEIVIAVRSNDAIVVTDNNVFRDVLAVKITPSIYEGTICFGTQENFEQKRYES
- the pncB gene encoding nicotinate phosphoribosyltransferase, translated to MNTKKDSMLFGKADEPIITTLMEVDTYKFLMMYFIWTYVPFMRVTFAFTNRTIKVVLGDHVSVERLKEELSAVRTMRITDRIVDYLRAKGIFSEEFLADIRTIVLPEPQIIKREDGQFDITVSGIWYQVTLWETIILAIVNQLYAENVIGYDPAFQQKVIAEGEKRLLEKIATLQKTDIRFLQFGLRRRLSGWWEQHVTEMALDRMPQNIVAVSNVALADRVGVPWGGTNAHELYSGFYALRCYENNDIARYAQYEVLEKWQALYPQNLRIMLPDTFGSQQFFAGLPQELAENFRGARQDSGDPIVFGHMLIEMYRRLRIDPKTKTLLFSDGLDVTEMVRLQDAFAQMITVLFGWGTNFTNDTGFLKPISIVMKLIEAAGNPAVKLSDNLAKAMGKPEAIMMAKNIFGYTNTFTQQCVY
- a CDS encoding nicotinate-nicotinamide nucleotide adenylyltransferase, with product MKIALGGTAANPAHYGHKRLVETIINLNCFDKIAWIVSGDRPDKPELLSAIDRWRMMKLLVTDDRVDVTYEEGVAMPTAGVIRKAQKDFPLADIVWYCGLDHFVAREEFDGRCNIEGFWHEGEWLMERQHFLIVKRKGLERSVIRYPKKYTVIDGDIPEISSTLIRQRLAKGLDNTPYTSQAVLNYIAQKQLYM